tgagtgacgctgcccaatactgtcactatggcggtgtgtccactcacaggatgagtggcgctgcccaatactgtcactatggcggtgtgtccactcacaggatgagtggcgctgcccaatactgtcactatggcggtgtgtccactcacaggatgagtggtgctgcccaatactgtcactatggcggtgtgtccactcacaggatgagtggcgctgcccaatactgtcactatggcggtgtgtccactcacgggatgagtgacgctgcccaatactgtcactatggcggtgtgtccactcacgggatgagtgacgctgcccaatactgtcactatggcggtgtgtccactcacgggatgagtggcgctgcccaatactgtcactatggcggtgtgtccactcacaggatgagtgacgctgcccaatactgtcactatggcggtgtgtccactcacaggatgagtggtgctgcccaatactgtcactatggcggtgtgtccactcacaggatgagtggcgctgcccaatactgtcactatggcggtgtgtccactcacaggatgagtgacgctgcccaatactgtcactatggcggtgtgtccactcacaggatgagtgacgctgcccaatactgtcactatggcggtgtgtccactcacaggatgagtgacgctgcccaatactgtcactatggcggtgtgtccactcacgggatgagtggcgctgcccaatactgtcactatggcggtgtgtccactcacaggatgagtgacgctgcccaatactgtcactatggcggtgtgtccactcacaggatgagtggtgctgcccaatactgtcactatggcggtgtgtccactcacaggatgagtggcgctgcccaatactgtcactatggcggtgtgtccactcacaggatgagtgacgctgcccaatactgtcactatggcggtgtgtccactcacaggatgagtgacgctgcccaatactgtcactatggcggtgtgtccactcacaggatgagtgacgctgcccaatactgtcactatggaggtgtgtccactcacaagatgagtggcgctgcccaatactgtcactacggcggtgtgtccactcacaggatgagtggtgctgcccaatactgtcactatggcggtgtgtccactcacaggatgagtggcgctgcccaatactgtcactatggcggtgtgtccactcacaggatgagtggcgctgcccaatactgtcactatggcggtgtgtccactcacaggatgagtgacgctgcccaatactgtcactatggcggtgtgtccactaacaggatgagtggtgctgcccaatactgtcactatggcggtgtgtccactcacaggatgagtggcgctgcccaatactgtcactatggcggtgtgtccactcacaggatgagtggcgctgcccaatactgtcactatggcggtgtgtccactcacaggatgagtggcgctgcccaatactgtcactatggcggtgtgtccactcacaggatgagtggcgctgcccaatactgtcactatggcggtgtgtccactcacaggatgagtgacgctaccaaatactgtcactatggcggtgtgtccactcacaggatgagtgacgctgcccaatactgtcactatagcggtgtgtccactcacaggatgagtggcgctgcccaatactgtcactatggcggtgtgtccactcacaggatgagtgacgctgcccaatatatgtcactatggcggtgtgtccactcacaggatgagtgacgctgcccaatactgtcactatggcgatgtgtccactcacaggatgagtggcgctgcccaatactgtcactatggcggtgtgtccactcacaggatgagtgacgctgcccaatactgtcactacggcggtgtgtccactcacaggatgagtggcgctgcccaattaaCTCTCCCCTCGGGGaaaaattacaaatataaaagtaTACAGGGTCGCTATGGGGTACCTTTGAACAGGAAGTCCTTAGGTGGTGAGGAAGGCACAGAGGTAAAGCCGAGAGTACACTGTAGATATACAGACGACATACTCCTGCAGGCACCTGATTAAGGATGCATTCGAGCAATGTCTAGGGCTAAGGGTCATTTACGAGATATTTGTCAATGTCTATATCAACTGTGTCCTGACACACAGCTCCAGTGGCAAGCAGGTTGACGAGGCTCtgggtagagtaaggcaggtcctggtcaacgaGGCTCtgggtagagtaaggcaggtcctggtcaacgaGGCTCtgggtagagtaaggcaggtcctggtcaacgaGGCTCtgggtagagtaaggcaggtcctggtcaacgaGGCTCtgggtagagtaaggcaggtcctggtcaacgaGGCTCtgggtagagtaaggcaggtcctggtcaacgaGGCTCTGGATagagtgaggcaggtcctggtcaacgaGGCTCtgggtagagtaaggcaggtcctggtcaacgaGGCTCtgggtagagtaaggcaggtcctggtcaacgaGGCTCtgggtagagtaaggcaggtccaggTCAACGAGGCTCtgggtagagtaaggcaggtcctggtcaacgaGGCTCtgggtagagtaaggcaggtcctggtcaacgaGGCTCtgggtagagtaaggcaggtcctggtcaacgaGGCTCtgggtagagtaaggcaggtcctggtcaacgaGGCTCtgggtagagtaaggcaggtcctggtcaacgaGGCTCtgggtagagtaaggcaggtcctggtcaacgaGGCTCTGGATagagtgaggcaggtcctggtcaacgaGGCTCtgggtagagtaaggcaggtcctggtcaacgaGGCTCtgggtagagtaaggcaggtcctggtcaacgtGGCTCtgggtagagtaaggcaggtcctggtcaacgaGGCTCtgggtagagtaaggcaggtcctggtcaacgaGGCTCtgggtagagtaaggcaggtcctggtcaacgaGGCTCtgggtagagtaaggcaggtcctggtcaacaaTGGACACTAACATGTGTGTGGAAGAGATCATCAACATGAAGATGAGCCGCCAAGCAGCCTCGGAggaaacagtcaacaccacattaCTGGTCCAACTATTAACACATTCTACAGGAACGTCATCTTCACCGCCCTCAAGACGGAAGAGATTGGGCGTGACAAACATTATTGATATAAATGTGACCGCCACTGACACCAACCACAAGAGCGGACTAATACTACACTATAGGAGCAAGAAGGTTGCAAAGTTGCTCTTGAAAACACTCTCCTGACACATGACCAAACCCCGTGAAGGAGGCCAATGTTGTGTAtgtcttcacatgcccacttggggacggtCAGCCCTAAcgaactcaatatataggcaagactacACCATCCTTTGAAGGAACTCGATAGGgccttgttgtttgtgcattgtaggCTCCTCGAAAggaatgttgttgtcttgcctatatattgtgatcgttggggctgacagtcctaaAGTGAACATGTGAAGGTATTGACGGCATTCGTTTCTTCCAAAGGATTATATTTGGTGTCTGAGAGATTTTAATGAGAAAGTTCGCAGTTTCCTTGcccttaatttatatatatatataaatatatatatatatatatatatatatatatatatatatatatatatatatatatatatatatatatatatatatatatatatatatatctgataatCACTTCCCTGATGTAATATTAAATTTTGGATTAAGTTGTTAAGTTTGGATGTTGGCTCCCTTTTCATTAACCAACCActtggagtggacggtagagcgacagtctcgctccatgcaggtcgacgttcaatcgccgaccgtccaagtggttgggaaccattccttccccccccccccccacattgaaaACCTCCCAAGAAACTGCGCCTCTGCCGATAACAAAGATAATATAAATaacacggctggggggggggggaaggggagggactaAACGTGTTCTCGTTTCAAGACAGTTTTTACCGTCGAAAATATGTTGTTATGTaggagtcctttaatccggtgTTATCTTGCCTGTATATGGAATACTTGGAGACATGTGGACACTCAGATCAAACCTCGAGACATGATTTGGTACAGATATGTTGATGACATATCTGTCtacatatgttgaccagaccacacactagaaggtgaagggacgacgatgtttcggtccgtcctggactattctcaagtcgattgtggaccagtcacaatcgacttgagaatggtccaggacggaccgaaacgtcgtcgtcccttcaccttctagtgtgtggtctggtcaacattcttcagccacgttattgtgactcatcgcctgccaacATATCATTACATATGTTGGGAACCTCAGATATCCTAACAACATATGCTGGAAGGAGAACTGGGGACCCTTCTCTGAGTTCTTTTGAGAGGTTGATTCGATTTTCTGATATAGAAATATATTAGGAGcttgaattactgacttagttatgttggGTTATGTTAGGCAAGAATAGGTTTGGATTTGACTTGATAAATACacataattttatcgtatattgggAAGGTCTGAGAGGAACATCCATTGACCACATCTCAATAGTCTATCCATATATATCATGTGGCATTACCTGTCTATTCTTGTGATAGAGTTCCTCTCCCCCGACCCCTTCCTCTGTCCCTGGGACTCTTTACCTTATTAAGATGACAAACCAACATTAAATTACCCAATATATGCCCATTTTCCCTTCACTGGACTGTGCAAATCACCATTAGCAGTCACATTAGGTACCAGTAATACTTTACATATGAATAGCCAGGAACACAACAGCTCAAGGCGAGTCATTAACATTGTATCACATTAAGGGAGAAAAACGGCACATGACAAATACAAGACGATTTATCCACATGAATTTGGGGTTGAGTAAGGCCAGGGAGGTGGTGTTAGGTAGTGGTGCGGGGACACTATACACCGTGCTGAGTAAGACCAGGGAGGTGGTGTTAGGTAGTGGTGCGGGGACACTATACACCGTGTTGAGTAAGACCAGGGAGGTGGTGTTAGGTAGTGGTGTGGGGACACTATACACCGTGTTGAGTAAGACCAGGGAGGTGGTGTTAGGTAGTGGTGTGGGGACACTATACACCGTGCTGAGTAAGACCAGGGAGGTGGTGTTAGGTAGTGGTGTGGGGACACTATACACCGTGCTGAGTAAGACCAGGGAGGTGGTGTTAGGTAATGGTGTGGGGACACTATACACCGTGCTGAGTAAGACCAGGGAGGTGGTGTTAGGTAGTGGTGTGGGGACACTATACACCGTGTTGAGTAAGGCCAGGGAGGTGGTGTTAGGTAATGGTGTGGGGACACTATACACCGTGCTGAGTAAGACCGTGGAGGTGGTGTTAGGTAATGGTGTGGGGACACTATACACCGTGCTGAGTAAGACCAGGGAGGTGGTGTTAGGTAGTGGTGCGGGGACACTATACACCGTGCTGAGTAAGACCAGGGAGGTGGTGTTAGGTAATGGTGTGGGGACACTATACACCGTGCTGAGTAAGACCAGGGAGGTGGTGTTAGGTAGTGGTGTGGGGACACTATACACCGTGCTGAGTAAGACCAGGGAGGTGGTGTTAGGTAATGGTGTGGGGACACTATACACCGTGCTGAGTAAGACCAGGGAGGTGGTGTTAGGTAATGGTGTGGGGACACTATACACCGTGCTGAGAGTGGGGACTGATCTTGTTCCTTGTGTCCCCGTGTGTCCCCAGCCCTCTCGGAGATGAGGGAGCTGCTGGACACCATGAACGAGCCCGAGGACGTCAACAGCATCGAGTGGAAGCTGAAGACCTTCTACTCCTCGTGCATGAACGTCCGCTCCTTCATGAAGACCGGACTCGACATCATCAAGCGCATGATCATCACCAAACTCAGTGAGTAACACACAACGTTTTTTCCTTCATGGcctttgttgttcttgttgttgttgttgttgttgttgttgttttaagattcgctacctggaacaaaaagttccaagtagcacgggctatggtgagcccgtagtgctccttgggggttgggtgggtgggtggaggtgTTCCGGGGGCCAGCGACTGTGAGGGTTCACCAAATGGAGTGGTGATCATTAGACCAAACATGGGCAAAGGACCTAGAGAGctgtgaccagtggggggggTCCCAAAGGTAAGGTCCCGGGACCTTCACTGTTCTGGCTTGTGACTGACCTTCTtgaggaaaggaattatcagggtaaagcgccaagctattacgactgtatagcacgtggaaggggtcagggtaaggatttgggatgggacgggggaaggaatggtggccaaacacttggacggtcggggattaattgaacgtcgacctgcatgaagcgagaccgtcgctctaccgtccagcccaagtggttgggccaaaGATTAACTGGGCTCGTAGATGGTAATTTTTGCAGTTATTGTAAAGCTAAAGAAGGTATGCTGAAACCAAGCAAGATTACCAGAAATGTTCAGgaagatttgggtgtactcatgtcggaagaccttacctttatagaacacaataaagtagccgtcacaactgcaagaaaagtgacaggttggataacaagaacctttcaagctAAAGATGCTATTCCaaagatgatacttttcaagtcactagagctctctagagtggaatactgctgcacaatgacagcccctttcaaagctggagaaattgctgacctggagagcgtgcagagatcctttactgctagaatccactcagtatagcatctaaactattgggaccgactaaagtgcctaaatctgtattctcttgagcgcaggcgggagagatacataaaaatttacacgtggaaaatagtagaggggctggtcccaaacctgcagacagaaataacaccacatgagaccaggaggcatggcaggatgtgcagaatacccctgttgaaaagcagaggtgcaacaggtactctgagagagaactctatcaacatgagaggcccgagactgttcagcaCGCTTCCGCTactcataagggacataactggtcgacccctcacagtgttcaagagagaactatcaacatcagaggcccgagactgttcaacacgcttccactacacataagggacataactggccgacccctcacagtgttcaagagagaactatcaacatcagaagcccgagactgttcaacacgcttccactacacataaggggcataactggccgacccctcacagtgttcaagagagaactatcaacatcagaggcccgagactgttcaacacgcttccactacacataagggacataactggccgaccactcacagtgttcaagagagaactatcaacatcagaggcccgagactgttcaacacgcttccactacacataagggacataactggccgacccctcacagtgttcaagagagaactatcaacatcagaggcccgagactgttcaacacgcttccactacacataagggacataactggccgaccactcacagtgttcaagagagaactatcaacatcagaggcccgagactgttcaacacgcttccactacacataaggggcataactggccgacccctcacagtgttcaagagagaactatcaacatcagaggcccgagactgttcaacacgcttccactacacataaggggcataactggccgacccctcacagtgttcaagagagaactatcaacatcagaggcccgagactgttcaacacgcttccactacacataagggacataactggccgacccctcacagtgttcaagagagaactatcaacatcagagacccgagactgttcaacacgcttccactacacataagggacataactggccgacccctcacagtgttcaagagagaactatcaacatcagaggaccgagactgttcaacacgcttccactacacataagggacataactggccgacccctcacagtgttcaagagagaactatcaacatcagagacccgagactgttcaacacgcttccactacacataaggggcataactggccgaccactcacagtgttcaagagagaactatcaacatcagagacccgagactgttcaacacgcttccactacacataagggacataactggccgacccctcacagtgttcaagagagaactatcaacatcagaggcccgagactgttcaacacgcttccactacacataaggggcataactggccgacccctcacagtgttcaagagagaactatcaacatcagaggcccgagactgttcaacacgcttccactacacataagggacataactggccgacccctcacagtgttcaagagagaactatcaacatgagaggcccgagactgttcaacacgcttccactacacataaggaacataactggccgacccctcacagtgttcaagagagaactatcaacatcagaggcccgagactgttcaacacgcttccactacacataaggaacataactggccgacccctcacagtgttcaagagagaacttgacaaacacctccaaaggatacctgatcagccaggctgtgactcatacatcaggctgctagCAGCCTGCCGTCCAACAGCTTGGTAGACCAGTCCTGCaacgtggaggcctggttgaggaccgggccgcggggacgctaagccccgaaatcatctcaaggtaacctcaaggtaaggtaaggtaagacctTGACAAGCCACTAGAGGACTCGGGGCAAATTACAGCTCATCCCCAACAAGCCAACAAGCCAACAAGCCAACAAGCCAACAAGCTACAGGTGGACAAATAAATAAGTTGTAATAATATAAGGAAATATTTGTACTCTACATGTGgtcaagaactttgtaacacagcatcaacatgggttcagggagggcaggtcctgcctcacagggctaattgaattctacgaccaggcaacacaaatcaggtaagaaagagaggggtggacagactgcatatttttggattgccagaaagcctttgatacagtgccacacaagaggctagtgaaaaagctggagatgcaggctggagtgaaagggaaggtactccgttggataaagtAGTACCTAAGCAAgaaaagacagcgagtcactgtgaggggtgaggtctcagagcgGCGAGGCGTCACCACTGGAGTCCCTCATtaatcagttcttggacctatgctgttcctgatatatgtaaatgatttcccagaggaaatagactcgttcctctcagtgtttgctaatgatgcaaaaaatatgaggacagggacagaggaagatagtatgaggctacaagatgacctaaacaaactgaaggaatggtccaacaaatggccactaaagttcaacccaagtaaatgtaaggtaatgaaactaggcggaggaaataggaggctagACACTGGATATCGAATcggagatgaagttcttcacgaaacggacagagagaaagatctaggaattgatatcacaccaaacctgtctcttgaagcccacatcaaaagaattacgtctgcggtatatgcgaggctggctaacatcagaacagcgttcaggaacctgtgtaaggaatcattcagaaccttgtatagcacatatgtaagacaaatcctggagtatgcagccccagcatgaagcccgtaccttgtcaagcacaagacgtaactggaaaaagttcagaggtatgccactagactagtcccagaactaagagccatgagttacgagaaaaggcttcGGGAAATGCACCCTCACGACAGAAGAgctcggagagacatgatcaccacataaaatatTCTCAGgggtaattgacagggtagagAAGGATCGAttattcaacacgggtggtacgcgaacaaggggacacaggtggaagctgagtacccacatgagccacagggacgttagaaggaactttttcagtgtcagagtagttaacagatgga
This genomic stretch from Procambarus clarkii isolate CNS0578487 chromosome 22, FALCON_Pclarkii_2.0, whole genome shotgun sequence harbors:
- the LOC138367407 gene encoding uncharacterized protein translates to MFVTPNLFRLEGGEDDVPVECVNSWTSNVVLTVSSEAAWRLIFMLMISSTHMLVSIVDQDLPYSTQSLVDQDLPYSTQSLVDQDLPYSTQSLVDQDLPYSTQSHVDQDLPYSTQSLVDQDLPYSTQSLVDQDLPHSIQSLVDQDLPYSTQSLVDQDLPYSTQSLVDQDLPYSTQSLVDQDLPYSTQSLVDQDLPYSTQSLVDQDLPYSTQSLVDLDLPYSTQSLVDQDLPYSTQSLVDQDLPYSTQSLVDQDLPHSIQSLVDQDLPYSTQSLVDQDLPYSTQSLVDQDLPYSTQSLVDQDLPYSTQSLVDQDLPYSTQSLVDQDLPYSTQSLVNLLATGAVCQDTVDIDIDKYLVNDP